The DNA region GGGCCCAtgctgggggtcccggggggacATATTGATATAGTCACCACTGCTCAGCCTCCCGTCTGAGCTCTCCACGGACAGCTTGGAGCCACACCACATCCTCATGTAGCCGCTGTCATCAGGGGAGCTCTCCCCGGGTGAGCTGGTCTTGTAGCTGCTCCCGTTCCCAGGGGACCCACCACCCACCCCGGCCCGGGGCTGCAGAATCTGCTTGGGGGCGGACACGCTGGTGGGGCTCATGGGCATGTAGTCATCGCCACCCCGGCTTCCCTGCCCTAAGGCTGCAGCCACACCGGGGGTCATGGGCATGTAgccatcatctcctcctcctcccaccgcTGGCAGCCCCAGgttggtgctgctgctgccggagCTGCGGTGGGAACCAATCTCGATGTCCCCGTAGTCCTCGGGGTAAGGGGTGTAGGTGACTTTGGGGGAAGCTCCCGCCTGGCAGGAGGGGAAGAGTCGGCCGGCGCTGCCGGCAAAGGTGGCACGCATCAGCGTGTACTCATCGAGGGAGGCAGAGGAGAcctgcggcggggcgggccgctGCCGGCACGGGGTGGTCAGTGAGTAAGTCCGCTTGCGATGGCCCTTGTCGGCGGCGTCGGGGCAGGGTCGGTAGCAGAGCCGGCCACTCGGGGGCCGCTCCATGGCCATGTAGCCGTAGAGATCGGTGCCGCCCCCGGGGTCCCGCACCGGGGGGGTCTCGGCGACCGACTCGGGCGTGTTGCTGCGGTTGCTggcggtggaggaggaggagaagggccgCAGGTCGCCGCCAGGGCTGGAGCCGTACTCGTCAAAGGACATGAAGCCCGCGTCGCTGGGGGAGCCGGAGACGGAGGCGCTGCCGCTGGACGGGCGCTGCGGGTGGTGCAAAGGGGCCGGCTCGGAGCCGAGGCCACTGCTGGAGGAGAGGCTGACGGGGCTGGTGGCGGAGGGGGGCGAGTGGGAGGCGGGCATGGACATGGAGCGGCTGCTCGGCAGGCCGCTCCCGGCCAGCGCTGGCAGCAGCTTCCCCGCCTGCCTGCCGCCGCTAAGCGTGTGCGAGCGGCTGAGGGGGGTGCGCATGGGGCCGGGGCTCATGGGGCTGCCGGCCGCCGAGCCCACCCGGCAGCCGTCACCCTCGCTGGCCGTCCGCACCCGGCACGGCGTGCCCTTGGTGCCAGCGCTGGCCGCCAGGCTGTCGGTGCGGGAGCGGCGGAGCAGGCCGGTCTGGCTGGGGGGCAGGTTGACcaggtggtggtggcggcggcccgGCACGGTGATGGGGTGGGTGGCAGAGGCGCCACTGCtgccgggcccggcggcccccccggaggaggaggaggacgaggactgGCTCTTGCTGCGGGGCCGGAACTCGGACAGCTCCTTCAGCGCCTTCATGGCCTCCAGGATGGTCTCGTGGATGTTCTGGGCCACCACCGAGTCGTCCGCCTGCATCCAGAGCTCGCCGGGCCCCGTGGCCGCCGAGCGCCCCACCTCCATGAAGAAGAAGCTGTCGGAGTGGCCGCAGCGGCGGATGTTCATCAGCTGCAGTGTGACCGAGGGCAGCTCGCAGTTGAGGCGCACGAAGCCGATGGTGCGGGCAGAGAGGCAGAGCCGGTGCACGCCGGTGAGGTTTTTGCTCTGCCCCAAGCCCTTGGGCTTCAGCGTCACCTGCCAGACCTCTCGGTAGGCGGCAGCGGCCGGGGTGATGAGCCCGTAGTTGAGGTCCTCGCCGGCGGCGgccagcgaggcggcggcggcgctgcaggAGGCGGAGAAGGGCGAGGAGAGGTGGCGGTGCGGGGAGCCCTGGCACGCCGCCTTGCCCTCGTTGAGCAGGTCGGTGAGAGCCCGGTACcagccctcctgctcctgctcgtTCTCGGCCGCCACGGCGAAGTACTCGTCCTTGGTGTAGAGGGCGATCAGGTACTTGTGCTTGGCGTCCGCCCGCTTGTTGATGTTGAGGCAGGAGTCGAGGGCGATGACCCGCTTGGGCGCCCCGGACTTGTTCCTCCATTTCTTCTCGCTCTCGTAGTACTCCAGCCGAGCACCCGCCGCCTCCTCGCCACCGCCCGGGCCGCGCAGCACGAAGAAGCGCTTGTGGCCGTGCTTCTGCTTGCGCAGGTAGCCGCACTTCCGCACGCcctggttgttgttgttgttgttgttgaggttGGGGCCGGCAGGGGGGCTCAcggggggcagcagccccagcacggCGGGGCTCGCCatccccggccccgcggcgggcagcggcgccgggctCCTCTCCGCGCCTCGGCCGAGCAGCGCCGGCGCCACGGGGCTACCTCCGCCGCGGAGgaagcccgcggcggcggcggcggctgggtcCTCCCGGCGGCGGtggagccgccgccgcctctaggcagcgggcgctgccggcggccgctCGGCGGCTCGGGaaccggcggcgccgccgctgccgcgggcgCTCCCCAGCGCGTCtcgtcgctgctgctgctgccgcggcGGCTGCTGCCTACGTCGGTAGGAGTTTAGCAGTAAGTAACACATCGCGCACCGAGTGACTGAAC from Apteryx mantelli isolate bAptMan1 chromosome 1, bAptMan1.hap1, whole genome shotgun sequence includes:
- the IRS2 gene encoding insulin receptor substrate 2 isoform X2, translating into MASPAVLGLLPPVSPPAGPNLNNNNNNNQGVRKCGYLRKQKHGHKRFFVLRGPGGGEEAAGARLEYYESEKKWRNKSGAPKRVIALDSCLNINKRADAKHKYLIALYTKDEYFAVAAENEQEQEGWYRALTDLLNEGKAACQGSPHRHLSSPFSASCSAAAASLAAAGEDLNYGLITPAAAAYREVWQVTLKPKGLGQSKNLTGVHRLCLSARTIGFVRLNCELPSVTLQLMNIRRCGHSDSFFFMEVGRSAATGPGELWMQADDSVVAQNIHETILEAMKALKELSEFRPRSKSQSSSSSSSGGAAGPGSSGASATHPITVPGRRHHHLVNLPPSQTGLLRRSRTDSLAASAGTKGTPCRVRTASEGDGCRVGSAAGSPMSPGPMRTPLSRSHTLSGGRQAGKLLPALAGSGLPSSRSMSMPASHSPPSATSPVSLSSSSGLGSEPAPLHHPQRPSSGSASVSGSPSDAGFMSFDEYGSSPGGDLRPFSSSSTASNRSNTPESVAETPPVRDPGGGTDLYGYMAMERPPSGRLCYRPCPDAADKGHRKRTYSLTTPCRQRPAPPQVSSASLDEYTLMRATFAGSAGRLFPSCQAGASPKVTYTPYPEDYGDIEIGSHRSSGSSSTNLGLPAVGGGGDDGYMPMTPGVAAALGQGSRGGDDYMPMSPTSVSAPKQILQPRAGVGGGSPGNGSSYKTSSPGESSPDDSGYMRMWCGSKLSVESSDGRLSSGDYINMSPRDPQHGPQAPSLTPPDFFFAPSGHGASEPTKPGCYSYSSLPRSYKSQVLAKDSDQYVFMNSPGRMIPEEAVCGAGQSPAGTFAPSSHMVPSPLRHSRTESFLSQRCQRVVRPSRLSLETLRTLLPSMNEHPLPPEPKSPGEYINIDFGDAAVYSPPSLPADSPASSLGSGTGQRRSPLSDYMNIDFGSQSPSQSGTVSVGSLEALSPGSSSSTSQPDGHYLKAAVGVACLSSPSDGGDYTEMTFGMATTPPQPIVQKPESARVTSPTAGVKRLTLSGVEAFILSSPPPDPNRGAKVIRADPQGRRRHSSETFSSTTTVTPVSPSFAHNPKRHNSASVENVSLRKSEGLEEEQGSSPMCRETSAGFQNGLNYIAIDVVDGTLANCDKARSKARHVLNGGVNGVETSAYASIDFLSHNLKEASAVKGSTGRWKR
- the IRS2 gene encoding insulin receptor substrate 2 isoform X3; the encoded protein is MASPAVLGLLPPVSPPAGPNLNNNNNNNQGVRKCGYLRKQKHGHKRFFVLRGPGGGEEAAGARLEYYESEKKWRNKSGAPKRVIALDSCLNINKRADAKHKYLIALYTKDEYFAVAAENEQEQEGWYRALTDLLNEGKAACQGSPHRHLSSPFSASCSAAAASLAAAGEDLNYGLITPAAAAYREVWQVTLKPKGLGQSKNLTGVHRLCLSARTIGFVRLNCELPSVTLQLMNIRRCGHSDSFFFMEVGRSAATGPGELWMQADDSVVAQNIHETILEAMKALKELSEFRPRSKSQSSSSSSSGGAAGPGSSGASATHPITVPGRRHHHLVNLPPSQTGLLRRSRTDSLAASAGTKGTPCRVRTASEGDGCRVGSAAGSPMSPGPMRTPLSRSHTLSGGRQAGKLLPALAGSGLPSSRSMSMPASHSPPSATSPVSLSSSSGLGSEPAPLHHPQRPSSGSASVSGSPSDAGFMSFDEYGSSPGGDLRPFSSSSTASNRSNTPESVAETPPVRDPGGGTDLYGYMAMERPPSGRLCYRPCPDAADKGHRKRTYSLTTPCRQRPAPPQVSSASLDEYTLMRATFAGSAGRLFPSCQAGASPKVTYTPYPEDYGDIEIGSHRSSGSSSTNLGLPAVGGGGDDGYMPMTPGVAAALGQGSRGGDDYMPMSPTSVSAPKQILQPRAGVGGGSPGNGSSYKTSSPGESSPDDSGYMRMWCGSKLSVESSDGRLSSGDYINMSPRDPQHGPQAPSLTPPDFFFAPSGHGASEPTKPGCYSYSSLPRSYKSQVLAKDSDQYVFMNSPGRMIPEEAVCGAGQSPAGTFAPSSHMVPSPLRHSRTESFLSQRCQRVVRPSRLSLETLRTLLPSMNEHPLPPEPKSPGEYINIDFGDAAVYSPPSLPADSPASSLGSGTGQRRSPLSDYMNIDFGSQSPSQSGTVSVGSLEALSPGSSSSTSQPDGHYLKAAVGVACLSSPSDGGDYTEMTFGMATTPPQPIVQKPESARVTSPTAGVKRLTLSGVEAFILSSPPPDPNRGAKVIRADPQGRRRHSSETFSSTTTVTPVSPSFAHNPKRHNSASVENVSLRKSEGLEEEQGSSPMCRETSAGFQNGLNYIAIDVVDGTLANCDKARSKARHVLNGGVNGVETSAYASIDFLSHNLKEASAVKGSL
- the IRS2 gene encoding insulin receptor substrate 2 isoform X4 gives rise to the protein MASPAVLGLLPPVSPPAGPNLNNNNNNNQGVRKCGYLRKQKHGHKRFFVLRGPGGGEEAAGARLEYYESEKKWRNKSGAPKRVIALDSCLNINKRADAKHKYLIALYTKDEYFAVAAENEQEQEGWYRALTDLLNEGKAACQGSPHRHLSSPFSASCSAAAASLAAAGEDLNYGLITPAAAAYREVWQVTLKPKGLGQSKNLTGVHRLCLSARTIGFVRLNCELPSVTLQLMNIRRCGHSDSFFFMEVGRSAATGPGELWMQADDSVVAQNIHETILEAMKALKELSEFRPRSKSQSSSSSSSGGAAGPGSSGASATHPITVPGRRHHHLVNLPPSQTGLLRRSRTDSLAASAGTKGTPCRVRTASEGDGCRVGSAAGSPMSPGPMRTPLSRSHTLSGGRQAGKLLPALAGSGLPSSRSMSMPASHSPPSATSPVSLSSSSGLGSEPAPLHHPQRPSSGSASVSGSPSDAGFMSFDEYGSSPGGDLRPFSSSSTASNRSNTPESVAETPPVRDPGGGTDLYGYMAMERPPSGRLCYRPCPDAADKGHRKRTYSLTTPCRQRPAPPQVSSASLDEYTLMRATFAGSAGRLFPSCQAGASPKVTYTPYPEDYGDIEIGSHRSSGSSSTNLGLPAVGGGGDDGYMPMTPGVAAALGQGSRGGDDYMPMSPTSVSAPKQILQPRAGVGGGSPGNGSSYKTSSPGESSPDDSGYMRMWCGSKLSVESSDGRLSSGDYINMSPRDPQHGPQAPSLTPPDFFFAPSGHGASEPTKPGCYSYSSLPRSYKSQVLAKDSDQYVFMNSPGRMIPEEAVCGAGQSPAGTFAPSSHMVPSPLRHSRTESFLSQRCQRVVRPSRLSLETLRTLLPSMNEHPLPPEPKSPGEYINIDFGDAAVYSPPSLPADSPASSLGSGTGQRRSPLSDYMNIDFGSQSPSQSGTVSVGSLEALSPGSSSSTSQPDGHYLKAAVGVACLSSPSDGGDYTEMTFGMATTPPQPIVQKPESARVTSPTAGVKRLTLSGVEAFILSSPPPDPNRGAKVIRADPQGRRRHSSETFSSTTTVTPVSPSFAHNPKRHNSASVENVSLRKSEGLEEEQGSSPMCRETSAGFQNGLNYIAIDVVDGTLANCDKARSKARHVLNGGVNGVETSAYASIDFLSHNLKEASAVKE
- the IRS2 gene encoding insulin receptor substrate 2 isoform X1, coding for MASPAVLGLLPPVSPPAGPNLNNNNNNNQGVRKCGYLRKQKHGHKRFFVLRGPGGGEEAAGARLEYYESEKKWRNKSGAPKRVIALDSCLNINKRADAKHKYLIALYTKDEYFAVAAENEQEQEGWYRALTDLLNEGKAACQGSPHRHLSSPFSASCSAAAASLAAAGEDLNYGLITPAAAAYREVWQVTLKPKGLGQSKNLTGVHRLCLSARTIGFVRLNCELPSVTLQLMNIRRCGHSDSFFFMEVGRSAATGPGELWMQADDSVVAQNIHETILEAMKALKELSEFRPRSKSQSSSSSSSGGAAGPGSSGASATHPITVPGRRHHHLVNLPPSQTGLLRRSRTDSLAASAGTKGTPCRVRTASEGDGCRVGSAAGSPMSPGPMRTPLSRSHTLSGGRQAGKLLPALAGSGLPSSRSMSMPASHSPPSATSPVSLSSSSGLGSEPAPLHHPQRPSSGSASVSGSPSDAGFMSFDEYGSSPGGDLRPFSSSSTASNRSNTPESVAETPPVRDPGGGTDLYGYMAMERPPSGRLCYRPCPDAADKGHRKRTYSLTTPCRQRPAPPQVSSASLDEYTLMRATFAGSAGRLFPSCQAGASPKVTYTPYPEDYGDIEIGSHRSSGSSSTNLGLPAVGGGGDDGYMPMTPGVAAALGQGSRGGDDYMPMSPTSVSAPKQILQPRAGVGGGSPGNGSSYKTSSPGESSPDDSGYMRMWCGSKLSVESSDGRLSSGDYINMSPRDPQHGPQAPSLTPPDFFFAPSGHGASEPTKPGCYSYSSLPRSYKSQVLAKDSDQYVFMNSPGRMIPEEAVCGAGQSPAGTFAPSSHMVPSPLRHSRTESFLSQRCQRVVRPSRLSLETLRTLLPSMNEHPLPPEPKSPGEYINIDFGDAAVYSPPSLPADSPASSLGSGTGQRRSPLSDYMNIDFGSQSPSQSGTVSVGSLEALSPGSSSSTSQPDGHYLKAAVGVACLSSPSDGGDYTEMTFGMATTPPQPIVQKPESARVTSPTAGVKRLTLSGVEAFILSSPPPDPNRGAKVIRADPQGRRRHSSETFSSTTTVTPVSPSFAHNPKRHNSASVENVSLRKSEGLEEEQGSSPMCRETSAGFQNGLNYIAIDVVDGTLANCDKARSKARHVLNGGVNGVETSAYASIDFLSHNLKEASAVKELLSGKLYFFKTKEKFGAILKQWRMHICLITGTGRPLSEIQGIQVSSLQWVYQ